From the Helicoverpa armigera isolate CAAS_96S chromosome 16, ASM3070526v1, whole genome shotgun sequence genome, one window contains:
- the LOC110381607 gene encoding uncharacterized protein LOC110381607: MKNFVILCVVLVAALAGEAAARTKRSHGWGVQPSWGVEPGWGGWHGGWQPHTKVVTVQKVVQVPREVTVPQVVHVRKVISEPKLITVKKVVPVHTEHAHHGWW; encoded by the exons ATGAAAAACTTT GTGATCTTGTGCGTGGTGCTGGTGGCGGCGCTGGCGGGCGAGGCGGCGGCGCGCACCAAGCGCAGCCACGGCTGGGGCGTGCAGCCCAGCTGGGGCGTGGAGCCCGGCTGGGGGGGCTGGCACGGGGGCTGGCAGCCGCACACCAAGGTGGTGACGGTGCAGAAGGTGGTGCAGGTGCCGCGCGAGGTGACGGTGCCGCAGGTGGTGCACGTGCGTAAGGTCATCTCCGAGCCCAAGCTCATCACCGTCAAGAAGGTGGTGCCTGTGCACACGGAGCACGCGCACCACGGCTGGTGGTGA
- the LOC110381608 gene encoding uncharacterized protein LOC110381608, with product MKCFLCIVVLAACALAAPEPGRRDKRSGWAAGLALSAPLVYSAPAAIVHEPAVLSVRKIVSVPRVVSVSRVVSSHYVAPRVAHYVAPRVAHYVAPRVSVSYAPAYADWW from the exons ATGAAGTGTTTT TTGTGCATCGTAGTGTTGGCGGCGTGTGCGCTGGCAGCGCCGGAGCCGGGGCGGCGCGACAAGCGCTCGGGCTGGGCGGCCGGGCTGGCGCTCAGCGCGCCGCTCGTGTACTCCGCGCCCGCCGCTATCGTGCACGAGCCTGCTGTCCTCTCCGTCAGGAAGATCGTCAGCGTACCGCGG GTGGTATCAGTGAGCAGAGTGGTGTCGTCGCACTACGTGGCACCCCGCGTGGCTCACTACGTAGCACCTCGAGTGGCTCACTACGTGGCTCCTCGCGTGTCCGTCTCGTACGCGCCAGCATACGCAGACTGGTGGTGA
- the LOC110381591 gene encoding uncharacterized protein LOC110381591 yields the protein MDALRQLVVLCVCGAALGEPLGEALRRYSRHGVYAGEYSRGYSPYMYAAVPLHAPVPVLRVLTSAPLLPRDPALAPSAHSPVYARAPYDDDQDDYDEPQQYAAYAHRYQTPQLYAAASSAPEEPSVLYARPTAHGGYTYHSAPHKPAGKRAPADLPYIIRVHKYKIVKDR from the exons ATGGACGCGCTC AGACAGCTGGTGGTGCTATGCGtgtgcggcgcggcgctgggcgAGCCGCTGGGCGAGGCGCTGCGGCGCTACAGCCGGCACGGTGTGTACGCGGGCGAGTACTCGCGCGGCTACTCGCCCTACATGTACGCCGCCGTGCCGCTGCACGCGCCCGTCCCCGTGCTGCGCGTGCTCACGTCGGCGCCGCTGCTCCCGCGAGACCCCGCCCTCGCGCCCTCCGCGCACTCCCCCGTGTACGCGCGCGCGCCCTACGACGACGACCAAGACGACTACGACGAGCCGCAGCAGTACGCGGCGTACGCGCACCGCTACCAGACGCCGCAGCTGTATGCGGCCGCGTCCAGCGCGCCCGAGGAGCCCTCGGTGCTGTACGCGCGGCCCACGGCGCACGGCGGCTACACGTACCACAGCGCGCCGCACAAGCCGGCCGGCAAGCGCGCGCCCGCCGACCTGCCCTACATCATCCGCGTGCACAAGTACAAGATCGTCAAGGACCGGTAG
- the LOC110381584 gene encoding DNA repair protein XRCC1, which yields MPRVKIDYVVSFSSEDPEHPASNLLLREVSKKKWLCAKGQTTCSVVLQLPRAVQISAVHVGAYHAALVEVLVGRSETPSEPFQVLVPSSVFVSREESRGAAPVPRVRSFRDQQLGPARLQRWDRLRLVCSQPYAKHCQFGLSFVHVDESEAAAGSAVPPRVLALDTYSSSDDDDFRPGELFAQHCARAQLPANDTGAQIRQATSQALKNISHSSTKLMKAHISKPAVKRSGGPGAEGGTARDRDSLLYDLADRQPPARSKHFDASAPAPSQRDDRPSSAPSQRDDRLSPKRSHREDRPSPARSRREDRPSPSLSQREDRPSLRDSMAAPSAGDNRSLPARKKLSDPHETIETSTGALDSRWTTKTNCDKNDSQAKKRRRSDSQEQTGDSEPPPHELLRGAVLVLSGYANPARAHVRRAALALGARLRPDWGPGCTHLICAFPNTPKLRAVRAAGGAVPVATADWLHECVRRRRLLPWTWYATEPQHRTAPTAEDLLDDPPATYSEHDSAEDTDDEIEKVLQDQKTRRLTESKPDKSIEARADSDGAESESYDASTDEEAAAPGGAAGGALPDMFAGRRFLVCAAPAPRRRLARYVRAHGGLLLAAQDVAAGRDVDYVLRGAGAGAVPAGAGGARVSARWLARCVSARALLPADT from the exons ATGCCGCGAGTGAAAATAGATTATGTTGTCAGTTTCAGCAGCGAGGATCCC GAGCACCCGGCCAGCAACCTGCTGCTCCGCGAGGTCAGCAAGAAGAAGTGGCTGTGTGCGAAGGGACAGACCACCTGCTCCGTGGTGCTGCAGCTGCCCAGAGCTGTCCAG ATATCAGCAGTTCACGTTGGTGCCTACCATGCTGCCCTGGTGGAGGTGCTGGTCGGCCGCTCCGAGACGCCCAGCGAACCATTCCAG GTGCTGGTGCCGAGCAGCGTGTTCGTGTCGCGCGAGGAGtcgcgcggcgccgcgcccgTGCCGCGCGTGCGCTCCTTCCGCGACCAGCAGCTCGGCCCCGCCCGCCTGCAGCGCTGGGACCGTCTGCGCCTCGTGTGCTCGCAGCCCTACGCCAAGCACTGCCAGTTCGGCTTGTCGTTCGTGCACGTGGACGAGAGCGAGGCCGCGGCGGGCAGCGCGGTGCCGCCGCGCGTGCTGGCGCTCGACACCTACTCGTCGTCGGACGATGACGACTTCCGGCCCGGCGAGCTGTTCGCGCAACATTGCGCACGCGCACAACTGCCTGCAAACGACACTG GAGCTCAAATAAGGCAAGCAACATCTCAAGCACTGAAAAATATCTCACATTCATCAACCAAACTCATGAAAGCTCACATCAGCAAGCCAGCGGTAAAGCGCTCGGGCGGGCCGGGCGCCGAGGGCGGCACTGCCCGCGACCGCGACTCGCTGCTGTACGACCTCGCTGACCGCCAGCCGCCCGCGCGGTCCAAGCACTTCGACGCCTCCGCGCCCGCGCCGTCACAGCGGGACGACCGGCCGTCATCCGCGCCGTCACAGCGGGACGACCGGCTGTCACCCAAGCGGTCACACCGAGAAGACCGGCCGTCACCCGCGCGGTCACGCCGAGAAGACCGGCCGTCACCCTCGCTGTCACAACGAGAAGACCGGCCGTCACTACGTGACTCTATGGCCGCGCCATCGGCCGGTGACAACCGCTCGCTGCCTGCTAGAAAGAAGCTGAGCGATCCACATGAAACTATTGAGACATCCACAGGTGCTTTAGATAGTAGATggacaacaaaaacaaattgtgaCAAAAACGATAGTCAGGCAAAGAAACGCAGGAGATCCGACAGCCAGGAACAAACAG GCGACAGCGAGCCGCCGCCGCACGAGCTGCTGCGCGGCGCCGTGCTCGTGCTGTCGGGCTACGCCAACCCCGCGCGGGCCCACGTGCGCCGCGCCGCGCTGGCGCTGGGGGCCCGTCTGCGCCCCGACTGGGGGCCCGGCTGCACGCACCTCAT aTGCGCGTTCCCCAACACGCCGAAGTTGCGCGCGGTGCGAGCGGCGGGCGGCGCCGTGCCCGTCGCCACCGCCGACTGGCTGCACGAGTGTGTGCGGCGCCGCCGCCTGCTGCCCTGGACCTGGTACGCCACCGAGCCGCAGCACCGCACCGCACCCACGGCCGAGGACCTACTCGACGACCCACCAGCGACATATTCAGAACACGATTCTG CGGAAGACACGGACGACGAAATAGAAAAAGTACTTCAAGATCAGAAAACGCGCCGACTCACTGAATCAAAACCGGACAAAAGTATAGAAGCACGCGCCGACAGCGACGGAGCGGAGTCGGAGTCCTACGACGCCAGCACCGACGAGGAGGCGGCGGcgccgggcggcgcggcgggcggcgcgctgcCCGACATGTTCGCGGGGCGGCGCTTCCTCGTgtgcgccgcgcccgcgccgcggcGCCGCCTGGCGCGCTACGTGCGCGCGCACGGGGGGCTGCTGCTGGCGGCGCAGGACGTGGCGGCGGGCCGCGACGTGGACTACGTgctgcgcggcgcgggcgcgggggcggTGCCGGCGGGGGCGGGGGGGGCGCGGGTGTCGGCGCGGTGGCTGGCGCGGTGCGTGTCGGCGCGGGCGCTGCTGCCGGCTgatacataa
- the LOC110381602 gene encoding bolA-like protein 3, whose translation MFRNLVRILEPIKFQLSYRARAGGADGGSAYERNSVSKERQLSESLKRALPGITYVSVEDISGGCGAMYEVNVEAKEFVGLSRVKQHRLVTETLKSEIAEMHGIRIHTNTPGSGDK comes from the exons atgtttcgtAACTTGGTTAGAATTTTAGAACCTATAAAGTTTCAGCTG TCTTACAGAGCGCGAGCGGGCGGCGCGGACGGCGGCAGCGCGTACGAGCGCAACAGCGTGTCCAAGGAGCGGCAGCTGTCGGAGAGCCTGAAGCGCGCGCTGCCCGGCATCACGTACGTCAGCGTCGAGGACATCTCGGGCGGCTGCGGCGCTATGTACGAG GTAAATGTGGAAGCCAAGGAATTTGTTGGTTTATCCCGAGTCAAACAGCATCGCTTGGTCACTGAGACTTTGAAGAGTGAAATAGCCGAGATGCATGGCATCCGCATACACACCAATACGCCTGGATCTGGTGATAAATAA
- the LOC110381592 gene encoding eukaryotic translation initiation factor 3 subunit F, whose amino-acid sequence MALNLSVKIHPVVLFQIVDAYERRNADSHRVIGTLLGTCDKGVVEVTNCFCVPHKEHADQVEAELNYAMDVYELNRRVNASENIVGWWATGNEVTNHSSVIHEYYARECRSPVHVTLDTSLAGARMGLRAYVCVALGVPRGKQGCMFTPIDVGLACYEPEIVGLNLCQKTMGGGGRSRQVQPMLDLAQVAEAASKLSGLLDQVVSHVEEVLAERTEGQAAAGRALLELVNSVPSLAADTFADAFASSVKDLLMVVTLAQLIKTQLQLNEKLTLLTSQ is encoded by the exons ATGGCGCTGAACTTAAGTGTCAAGATTCACCCAGTAGTTTTATTCCAAATTGTAGATGCTTATGAGCGTCGAAATGCGGATTCACACAGAGTTATTGGTACCTTATTGG GCACCTGTGACAAGGGCGTCGTGGAAGTGACAAATTGCTTCTGTGTGCCACACAAGGAACATGCCGACCAGGTGGAGGCTGAACTCAACTACGCTATGGACGTGTACGAGCTCAACAGACGCGTTAATGCCTCAGAAAATATTGTTG GGTGGTGGGCGACCGGCAACGAGGTGACGAACCACTCGTCGGTGATCCACGAGTACTACGCGCGCGAGTGCCGCTCGCCGGTGCACGTGACGCTGGACACGTCGCTGGCGGGCGCGCGCATGGGGCTGCGCGCCTACGTGTGCGTGGCGCTGGGCGTGCCGCGCGGCAAGCAGGGCTGCATGTTCACGCCCATCGACGTCGGCCTCGCCTGCTACGAGCCCGAG ATCGTGGGGCTGAACCTGTGCCAGAAGACGATGGGAGGCGGCGGGCGCTCGCGGCAGGTGCAGCCCATGCTGGACCTTGCGCAGGTGGCCGAGGCCGCCTCCAAGCTGTCGGGCCTCCTCGACCAG GTGGTGTCGCACGTGGAGGAGGTGCTGGCGGAGCGGACGGAGGGGCAGGCGGCGGCGGGCCGCGCGCTGCTGGAGCTCGTCAACTCCGTGCCCAGCCTCGCCGCAGACACCTTCGCCGACGCCTTCGCCTCCAGCGTCAAGGACCTGCTCATG gTGGTGACTCTGGCGCAGCTCATTAAGACACAGCTGCAGCTCAACGAGAAGCTCACTCTGCTCACGTCGCAGTGA